In a genomic window of Carassius gibelio isolate Cgi1373 ecotype wild population from Czech Republic chromosome A3, carGib1.2-hapl.c, whole genome shotgun sequence:
- the LOC127949015 gene encoding progranulin: MLKVTLGLALVTLVACSQCPNNEVCDAGQTCCQDPTGDFSCCPYHHGECCEDHLHCCPEGMLCSVVDSTCINSTHTLPLEERIPAKQTDLPKSFRMIPSLPASEDDITCPDGSFCPAEFSCLLMASSYGCCPVAQGLVCSDGKHCCPKDHECSADSSLCVKLKEPVETVLCGNGTSECPVDTTCCETEDGQWACCPMPKAVCCDDKIHCCPEDSVCDVEGSKCMSTNQELPMWAKFPARLRAEWEDHKPAEIRAEAEPTTNRQITTAGIQMTTLASAVPEMPSVHSACDVLCNDTAACQDGSTCCITQEGEWACCPLPQAVCCEDFIHCCPHGTTCNVSAGSCDGSSGSKPWLEKVPALPKAGQRSPGKVKCDSSHVCPDSSTCCKNTDGDWSCCPLPEAVCCTDGEHCCPVNYKCDVTRVSCIKGDVVIPWYNKISALSTPAPSLDLGAVECDKESSCSADSTCCYLSMAEWGCCPLPEAVCCPDQEHCCPKGYKCDLRRRSCIKTTWLHVEIVPLAHIGSQTLQSSISEKDIQCGDGYSCKDSETCCPTSQTTWGCCPSPKAECCDDMKHCCPAGYKCGEGGICTSVLGFNWNNWNNWNNWRVFFSKKKRASTL, from the exons ATGTTGAAAGTGACATTAGGCCTCGCTCTGGTGACTCTGGTTGCTTGCTCGCAGTGTCCCAACAATGAAGTCTGTGATGCGGGCCAGACATGCTGCCAGGATCCCACCGGAGACTTCAGCTGCTGTCCTTACCATCAC ggagaGTGCTGTGAGGACCACCTGCACTGCTGTCCTGAAGGCATGCTGTGTAGTGTTGTGGACTCCACGTGTATAAACAGCACACATACACTGCCATTAGAGGAGAGGATACCGGCTAAACAGACCGACCTTCCCAAA TCGTTCAGAATGATTCCCTCATTACCTGCAAGTGAAGACGACATCACCTGTCCTGATGGCTCCTTCTGTCCTGCCGAGTTCTCCTGTCTGCTGATGGCTTCATCATATGGCTGTTGTCCCGTAGCACAG GGCCTTGTGTGCTCAGACGGGAAACACTGCTGCCCAAAAGACCACGAATGCAGTGCAGACAGCAGTTTGTGTGTCAAACTAAAAG AACCAGTCGAGACTGTTCTCTGTGGAAATGGGACCTCAGAGTGTCCCGTGGACACCACATGCTGTGAGACAGAAGATGGTCAGTGGGCATGCTGCCCCATGCCAAAG GCTGTATGTTGTGATGATAAAATCCACTGTTGTCCTGAGGACAGTGTCTGTGATGTTGAAGGCTCCAAATGTATGTCCACCAATCAGGAGCTGCCAATGTGGGCCAAGTTCCCTGCTCGTCTTAGAGCTGAATGGGAAGATCACAAAC CTGCAGAAATAAGGGCTGAAGCTGAACCCACCACAAACAGACAAATCACTACTGCTGGCATCCAAATGACTACACTGGCTAGTGCAGTCCCAGAGA TGCCTTCTGTTCATTCAGCCTGTGATGTTCTGTGCAATGACACTGCGGCCTGTCAAGATGGAAGCACATGCTGTATAACTCAAGAAGGAGAATGGGCCTGCTGTCCTCTACCACAG GCCGTGTGTTGTGAAGACTTCATCCACTGCTGTCCTCATGGTACGACATGTAATGTTTCTGCCGGGTCTTGTGATGGGTCTTCCGGCTCTAAGCCTTGGCTGGAGAAGGTGCCTGCTCTCCCTAAagcaggtcagaggtcacctgGGAAAGTGAAGTGTGACTCTAGCCACGTTTGTCCTGACTCCAGCACTTGCTGTAAGAACACCGATGGAGACTGGAGCTGCTGTCCTTTGCCTGAG GCTGTATGTTGCACAGATGGTGAACACTGCTGTCCGGTTAACTATAAGTGTGATGTGACCAGGGTGTCTTGCATCAAGGGAGATGTGGTGATCCCCTGGTACAATAAAATTTCTGCTCTAAGCACACCGGCTCCAAGCTTGGATCTCGGTGCTGTTGAGTGTGACAAGGAGTCAAGCTGCTCTGCAGATTCAACCTGCTGTTATCTATCCATGGCAGAATGGGGCTGCTGCCCTCTTCCTGAG GCTGTTTGCTGCCCAGACCAGGAGCATTGCTGTCCCAAAGGCTACAAGTGTGATCTGCGTAGACGCTCCTGCATTAAAACCACCTGGCTGCATGTGGAAATAGTCCCATTGGCCCACATTGGCAGCCAAACACTACAGTCGAGCATCTCAGAAAAGGACATTCAGTGTGGAGATGGATATAGTTGCAAAGACAGTGAGACCTGTTGTCCAACCTCCCAGACCACCTGGGGCTGTTGCCCATCTCCAAAG
- the LOC127949033 gene encoding interferon-induced 35 kDa protein homolog — protein MSTEDYSLVDGESLRSLDHVLREINKYKTQHEALLAEQKILRDGIDNNNDFAKKFKKRSEERKSSIEDEKKKRNMIIQKEKAKCRAVQDQNADLQTEILKVKEELHNLDQRNTSLKKQTEISTAVPERRVVFRGNTKEGAHAVCFDVKPCIVYPMEGGTALITFEEEDVAQKILNLKDHSVELGDCTITIQAKPIQFLVPDYVEMETQVCPRRILVSNLPKEEPEERVLDKLDIHFSRTRNGGGEVEDKDMLHDSGTVVITFVDDNIAKGLSDKQDHEVDFGKRKYRVKVTPFLNGEISQMSICDSVCLRTVLLTGIPDIMDKDNLQDNLEIHFQKSANGGGEVEGIIYNPPGHTTLALFDEDCPKDS, from the exons ATGTCTACTGAG GATTATAGCCTTGTGGATGGTGAGTCTTTGAGAAGTCTGGACCATGTACTGAGGGAAATCAACAAATACAAG ACACAGCATGAAGCATTGCTGGcagaacaaaaaatattgagagaTGGCATAGATAATAACAACGACTTTGCCAAGAAATTTAAAAAACGTTCTGAGGAGAGGAAATCGTCAATTGAGGATGAAAAAAAGAAACGTAATATGATAATTCAGAAAGAGAAA GCGAAGTGCAGAGCTGTACAGGACCAGAACGCAGACCTGCAGACGGAGATCCTGAAAGTGAAGGAGGAATTGCATAACCTGGACCAAAGAAACACAAGTCTGAAAAAGCAAACTGAG ATCTCTACAGCGGTGCCTGAGAGGAGGGTTGTGTTTCGAGGAAATACAAAAGAGGGAGCGCATGCTGTGTGTTTTGATGTGAAGCCCTGCATAGTTTATCCAATGGAGGGTGGGACAGCACTGATCACCTTTGAGGAAGAGGATG TGGCTCAGAAAATCTTGAACCTAAAGGATCATTCGGTGGAACTCGGGGACTGTACCATCACCATCCAGGCTAAACCCATTCAGTTTCTGGTACCTGACTATGTTGAG ATGGAAACACAGGTGTGCCCACGCAGAATCCTAGTCTCCAACCTGCCAAAGGAAGAACCTGAGGAGAGAGTACTAGACAAACTGGACATCCATTTCTCTCGGACAAGGAATGGAGGCGGCGAGGTTGAGGACAAGGACATGCTGCACGACTCTGGCACTGTGGTCATTACTTTTGTAGATGATAATA tTGCCAAAGGTCTCTCTGACAAACAAGATCATGAGGTAGACTTTGGTAAGAGGAAGTACAGGGTGAAGGTCACTCCATTCCTCAATGGCGAGATTTCACAAATGAGT ATCTGTGACTCAGTGTGTCTGCGCACAGTGCTGCTGACGGGCATCCCTGACATCATGGACAAAGACAACCTGCAGGACAACCTGGAGATCCACTTCCAGAAGAGCGCCAATGGTGGCGGAGAGGTGGAAGGCATCATCTACAACCCTCCAGGCCACACCACCCTGGCTTTGTTTGATGAGGACTGTCCTAAAGACAGCTAG